The genome window GGCGCGCTACATCGCGCTCCTTCCGTACGCCGGCAAGCACCATCGGCACGGTTAGAGGCAACCCGAGAGAACACCGAGACCTGGGGAAGAAACATGAAGGTCATTCTGACAGAGGACATCCCTCGGCTGGGCGCCAAGGGTGAGCTGGTCACGATCAAGGACGGCTACGGCAGGAACTACCTCATTCCGAGCGGCAA of Candidatus Effluviviaceae Genus V sp. contains these proteins:
- a CDS encoding 50S ribosomal protein L9, encoding MKVILTEDIPRLGAKGELVTIKDGYGRNYLIPSG